A stretch of Episyrphus balteatus chromosome 2, idEpiBalt1.1, whole genome shotgun sequence DNA encodes these proteins:
- the LOC129909101 gene encoding uncharacterized protein LOC129909101 isoform X1 gives MFSALLSVSLDKELDSSNSCKRRQSEPPLSGNTTTDQLPRDESYVKALSKFNEWRRRQQIGGSVRLSRKQSKKLIERRGQSEQFFEKRYPITDSIESKNKIKPLENGLYEEIPVNILKQNQNDFNTPPRRNIYDKPPSNQSFPIIDSIKTRSQTNTSTNQSNDTQIYENVVIELIDQCDGIPDTLDIIKNFLSPPAKFFKDNSNPFANVKTPIREHNQETEESSPNDDWAYESPRNLQSLDALRANFKQFEADDNRGRKSISSDHRLSRNPPYQTVINKHGEEVEYALPLNEKLEEELEEKLLKSESRIVALNNTSTYQQYVEDNFQFLNENDRLGLSRVSGSFSNNQFHSGNVLITDLDGTSVGTKAADDQKILREHNLVHELENLDIWSRNISNNIERSIVKKISSDMHFEEIIVCNSNEVSEKSPRQVFETLNGTLHSGTFHCVPVTQFKPKACVFANSTLQLNYEVFRKIRHPDIALLMGITVDNKCDLDSLILEPLDYSLHHFIHQEGGCIPISICLLYTLQITSAVTYLHKHGLIHSNISTHSVVMCHLSKAVKLTSFELTTTTNQELRDELMEFFQNDKYENEFATNISQLPPKLRPYNIEYRKMFSKHNHQAPELLSNRTGFVFPLIQSDIYGICLMLWEMLNCSIPFADFDYDEMAKLIYLQNAQLPMLRENRQKSFDNVLKLGLNMLAEKRISDTTELTEALSEVSLDSNDKIDTSFEGEKMISKKHPSEGISSLLYNKGFGPMISERTSTIKKRKHIFKEDRLSARQLFVYSQMNKSNEPSEMLVPSQTSSPNSPQYGFEIGEVSIPETPIARSNKLRKTAWLSNQSISPIVHLEIKSNDDDAAINQIEIVEKNKYNALKSEDPSSNKLYNVNIRIRPNSKKNKTPTKKEDDLAQSAIENNSIEQGQKNVSQISDYIKFFNLVSKQNPKPVVHSPAKTQSPVENLVNYNTSASKPTQTTEKLSNPKSEPTPVDQNSINEFFSRSHVSSDFENSLWRREKQKCDQVVKNQRRISVKDAVNKFESFSKSIVSESSSPKLKKNIQSGYSSSDDKKKINSNFENSKNSDDCERNISKMNVVLQNKNESMKANEEKLEDQISKRKTDSESTSEPLEHPPNQSPMLTLNFKKLDRRASDLGSYYIRQTPTTRALTARHSIYGSEIFKRLRKPKISPGVENEDISEKKTNKAALLNTPFFQDKNKDFKIKVGKLTCLNCGHKLFVVDDIVHSNTGEDIHNETFSELLLTPLKRNFGLQQVSKSTEDFYIDDDFCEDIELCANMELGTQTHLSDFDFDIFSAEIFNASEEEKTNQIT, from the exons GGAACTGGACTCATCGAATTCCTGCAAAAGACGCCAAAGTGAACCACCACTTTCGGGAAATACTACTACCGATCAGCTACCACGTGACGAGTCATACGTTAAAGCTTTATCAAAATTCAATGAATGGCGACGAAGACAACAAATTGGAGGATCAGTACGTTTGTCTCGTAAGCAAAGTAAAAAGTTAATCGAACGAAGAGGCCAAAgcgaacaattttttgaaaaaagataccCAATAACTGATAGTATTGagtctaaaaacaaaataaaacctctTGAAAATGGTCTATATGAAGAAATTCCTGTAAATATCTTGAAGCAAAACCAAAACGATTTCAATACACCTCCAAGAAGAAATATTTATGATAAACCTCCAAGCAATCAGTCTTTTCCAATAATCGATAGTATCAAAACAAGAAGTCAAACCAACACATCTACGAACCAATCCAACGATACACAAATCTATGAGAATGTTGTTATTGAATTAATTGATCAATGCGATGGTATCCCAGATACATTGGATATCATAAAGAACTTTCTTAGTCCACCTGCTAAATTTTTCAAAGATAACTCAAATCCATTTGCTAATGTTAAAACACCAATAAGAGAGCATAATCAAGAAACAGAAGAGTCTTCCCCCAACGACGATTGGGCTTATGAAAGCCCAAGGAATCTTCAGAGTCTTGATGCACTTAGAGCAAACTTTAAACAATTTGAGGCGGATGATAACCGGGGACGAAAATCTATTTCAAGTGATCACAGATTAAGTAGAAATCCTCCGTACCAAACGGTGATTAACAAACACGGCGAAGAAGTAGAGTATGCTTTGCCATTAAATGAAAAGCTTGAAGAAgaattggaagaaaaacttCTTAAAAGTGAGTCGAGAATTGTAGCACTGAATAATACTTCAACCTATCAACAATACGTTGAGGATAACTTTCAATTTCTTAATGAGAATGATCGACTTGGACTGTCTCGTGTTTCGGGGTCTTTTTCGAATAATCAATTTCATAGTGGAAACGTGCTTATCACGGATTTGGATGGTACAAGTG tgGGAACAAAAGCAGCTGatgatcaaaaaattttaagagaacACAATTTAGTTCATGAATTGGAGAATTTAGATATTTGGAGTCGAAATATAAGCAATAATATTGAAAGAAGTATTGTTAAAAAGATATCATCCGATATG caTTTCGAAGAAATAATAGTATGCAACTCAAATGAGGTCTCCGAAAAGAGTCCTCGCCAAGTGTTTGAGACCTTAAACGGAACTCTTCATTCGGGAACATTTCACTGTGTGCCCGTTACACAATTTAAACCAAAAGCTTGTGTTTTTGCCAATAGTACTCTTCAATTAAATTATGAAGTTTTTCG TAAAATTCGTCATCCAGATATTGCTTTATTGATGGGTATAACAGTGGACAATAAGTGTGATTTGGATTCTTTAATATTGGAGCCTTTAGATTATTCTTTACATCATTTCATTCATCAAGAG GGAGGATGTATTCCAATCTCAATTTGTCTGCTTTACACCCTTCAAATTACGAGTGCGGTAACCTATCTACACAAACATGGATTGATACATTCGAATATTTCTACACACAGTGTAGTAATGTGCCACTTGTCAAAGGCAGTTAAACTAACATCGTTTGAATTAACAACAACCACAAATCAAGAATTGAGGGATGAACTTATGGAATTCTTTCAAAATGATAAATATG AAAACGAGTTCGCTACAAATATAAGCCAACTTCCACCTAAATTACGCCCTTACAACATAGAATAccgaaaaatgttttcaaaacataatCATCAAGCTCCCGAACTACTTTCCAACCGTACTGGGTTTGTGTTCCCATTGATACAAAGCGATATTTATGGCATTTGCTTGATGCTCTGGGAAATGCTTAATTGTTCTATTCCCTTCGCAGACTTTGATTACGATGAAATGGCAAAGTTAATTTACTTGCAAAATGCCCAGCTTCCAATGCTTAGAGAAaatcgtcaaaaatcatttgataATGTACTAAAGTTGGGTTTGAATATGTTGGCCGAAAAAAGAATTTCAGATACAACTGAACTGACTGAAGCTCTTAGCGAAGTATCACTTGATTCGAATGACAAAATAGATACATCATTTGAGGgtgaaaaaatgatttcaaagaAACACCCTTCAGAAGGAATTTCAAGTTTATTATACAACAAAGGTTTCGGTCCAATGATCAGTGAACGAACAAgtacaattaaaaaacgaaaacatatCTTCAAAGAAGATCGTTTGTCAGCTAGACAATTATTTGTCTATTCACAAATGAACAAATCAAACGAACCATCTGAAATGTTGGTTCCTTCGCAAACATCTTCTCCCAATAGTCCTCAATATGGATTCGAAATTGGAGAAGTTTCTATCCCCGAAACACCGATTGCTCGAAGTAATAAACTTCGAAAAACTGCATGGTTATCTAATCAATCCATTTCACCGATAGTTCATTTGGAAATAAAATCAAACGATGATGATGCAGCAATCAATCAGATTGAAATTGtagagaaaaataaatacaatgcaTTAAAATCTGAAGACCCGTCATCGAATAAACTCTACAATGTGAATATTCGAATTCGGCCAAATtcgaaaaagaacaaaacaccAACAAAGAAAGAAGATGATTTGGCCCAGTCAGCTATCGAAAATAATTCCATCGAACAGGGACAGAAAAATGTCTCCCAAATATCGGATTACATTAAATTCTTTAATCTTGTTTCGAAACAAAATCCTAAGCCAGTAGTTCATTCGCCAGCTAAAACTCAGTCACCGGTCGAGAACCTAGTGAATTACAATACATCTGCATCGAAACCAACACAGACTacagaaaaattgtcaaatccaaaatctgagCCAACTCCAGTTGATCAAAATAGCATCAATGAATTCTTCTCAAGAAGTCATGTGTCATCGGATTTCGAAAATTCGTTATGGCgacgagaaaaacaaaaatgcgaCCAAGTTGTAAAAAATCAGAGACGTATATCGGTGAAAGATGCAGTTAATAAATTCGAATCGTTTTCTAAATCCATAGTCAGTGAGTCAAGCTCACCAAAACTGAAGAAAAACATTCAATCAGGTTATTCAAGCTCTGatgataaaaagaaaataaattcgaatttcgaaaattcgaaaaattccGATGATTGTGAAAGAAATATTTCCAAAATGAACgtagttttgcaaaataaaaatgaaagtaTGAAAGCCAATGAGGAAAAACTAGAAGATCAAATTTCAAAGCGCAAAACTGATTCCGAAAGTACATCTGAGCCTCTCGAACATCCACCAAATCAAAGTCCAATGTTAACattgaatttcaaaaagttGGATAGACGAGCATCCGATCTTGGAAGTTATTACATACGTCAAACACCAACGACAAGAGCACTAACGGCAAGGCATTCCATTTATGGATCGGAAATATTTAAGCGTCTTCGAAAACCAAAGATATCACCTGGAGTTGAAAATGAAGATATTTCagagaagaaaacaaataaGGCGGCATTATTAAATACACCCTTCTTTCAGGACAAGAATAAagactttaaaattaaagttggtAAATTAACGTGTTTGAACTGCGGtcataaattatttgttgttgatGACATCG ttcaCTCGAACACTGGTGAGGATATACATAATGAAACGTTTTCAGAACTGTTACTTACACCTTTGAAAAGGAATTTTGGATTGCAG CAAGTATCCAAATCCACCGAAGACTTTTACATTGATGATGATTTCTGTGAGGACATAGAACTTTGTGCAAATATGGAACTTGGCACCCAAACTCATCTTTCAGACtttgattttgatattttctcagctgaaatttttaatgcatcagaagaagaaaaaaccaaTCAAATTACGTAG
- the LOC129909101 gene encoding uncharacterized protein LOC129909101 isoform X2 has product MGLIKWIKRELDSSNSCKRRQSEPPLSGNTTTDQLPRDESYVKALSKFNEWRRRQQIGGSVRLSRKQSKKLIERRGQSEQFFEKRYPITDSIESKNKIKPLENGLYEEIPVNILKQNQNDFNTPPRRNIYDKPPSNQSFPIIDSIKTRSQTNTSTNQSNDTQIYENVVIELIDQCDGIPDTLDIIKNFLSPPAKFFKDNSNPFANVKTPIREHNQETEESSPNDDWAYESPRNLQSLDALRANFKQFEADDNRGRKSISSDHRLSRNPPYQTVINKHGEEVEYALPLNEKLEEELEEKLLKSESRIVALNNTSTYQQYVEDNFQFLNENDRLGLSRVSGSFSNNQFHSGNVLITDLDGTSVGTKAADDQKILREHNLVHELENLDIWSRNISNNIERSIVKKISSDMHFEEIIVCNSNEVSEKSPRQVFETLNGTLHSGTFHCVPVTQFKPKACVFANSTLQLNYEVFRKIRHPDIALLMGITVDNKCDLDSLILEPLDYSLHHFIHQEGGCIPISICLLYTLQITSAVTYLHKHGLIHSNISTHSVVMCHLSKAVKLTSFELTTTTNQELRDELMEFFQNDKYENEFATNISQLPPKLRPYNIEYRKMFSKHNHQAPELLSNRTGFVFPLIQSDIYGICLMLWEMLNCSIPFADFDYDEMAKLIYLQNAQLPMLRENRQKSFDNVLKLGLNMLAEKRISDTTELTEALSEVSLDSNDKIDTSFEGEKMISKKHPSEGISSLLYNKGFGPMISERTSTIKKRKHIFKEDRLSARQLFVYSQMNKSNEPSEMLVPSQTSSPNSPQYGFEIGEVSIPETPIARSNKLRKTAWLSNQSISPIVHLEIKSNDDDAAINQIEIVEKNKYNALKSEDPSSNKLYNVNIRIRPNSKKNKTPTKKEDDLAQSAIENNSIEQGQKNVSQISDYIKFFNLVSKQNPKPVVHSPAKTQSPVENLVNYNTSASKPTQTTEKLSNPKSEPTPVDQNSINEFFSRSHVSSDFENSLWRREKQKCDQVVKNQRRISVKDAVNKFESFSKSIVSESSSPKLKKNIQSGYSSSDDKKKINSNFENSKNSDDCERNISKMNVVLQNKNESMKANEEKLEDQISKRKTDSESTSEPLEHPPNQSPMLTLNFKKLDRRASDLGSYYIRQTPTTRALTARHSIYGSEIFKRLRKPKISPGVENEDISEKKTNKAALLNTPFFQDKNKDFKIKVGKLTCLNCGHKLFVVDDIVHSNTGEDIHNETFSELLLTPLKRNFGLQQVSKSTEDFYIDDDFCEDIELCANMELGTQTHLSDFDFDIFSAEIFNASEEEKTNQIT; this is encoded by the exons GGAACTGGACTCATCGAATTCCTGCAAAAGACGCCAAAGTGAACCACCACTTTCGGGAAATACTACTACCGATCAGCTACCACGTGACGAGTCATACGTTAAAGCTTTATCAAAATTCAATGAATGGCGACGAAGACAACAAATTGGAGGATCAGTACGTTTGTCTCGTAAGCAAAGTAAAAAGTTAATCGAACGAAGAGGCCAAAgcgaacaattttttgaaaaaagataccCAATAACTGATAGTATTGagtctaaaaacaaaataaaacctctTGAAAATGGTCTATATGAAGAAATTCCTGTAAATATCTTGAAGCAAAACCAAAACGATTTCAATACACCTCCAAGAAGAAATATTTATGATAAACCTCCAAGCAATCAGTCTTTTCCAATAATCGATAGTATCAAAACAAGAAGTCAAACCAACACATCTACGAACCAATCCAACGATACACAAATCTATGAGAATGTTGTTATTGAATTAATTGATCAATGCGATGGTATCCCAGATACATTGGATATCATAAAGAACTTTCTTAGTCCACCTGCTAAATTTTTCAAAGATAACTCAAATCCATTTGCTAATGTTAAAACACCAATAAGAGAGCATAATCAAGAAACAGAAGAGTCTTCCCCCAACGACGATTGGGCTTATGAAAGCCCAAGGAATCTTCAGAGTCTTGATGCACTTAGAGCAAACTTTAAACAATTTGAGGCGGATGATAACCGGGGACGAAAATCTATTTCAAGTGATCACAGATTAAGTAGAAATCCTCCGTACCAAACGGTGATTAACAAACACGGCGAAGAAGTAGAGTATGCTTTGCCATTAAATGAAAAGCTTGAAGAAgaattggaagaaaaacttCTTAAAAGTGAGTCGAGAATTGTAGCACTGAATAATACTTCAACCTATCAACAATACGTTGAGGATAACTTTCAATTTCTTAATGAGAATGATCGACTTGGACTGTCTCGTGTTTCGGGGTCTTTTTCGAATAATCAATTTCATAGTGGAAACGTGCTTATCACGGATTTGGATGGTACAAGTG tgGGAACAAAAGCAGCTGatgatcaaaaaattttaagagaacACAATTTAGTTCATGAATTGGAGAATTTAGATATTTGGAGTCGAAATATAAGCAATAATATTGAAAGAAGTATTGTTAAAAAGATATCATCCGATATG caTTTCGAAGAAATAATAGTATGCAACTCAAATGAGGTCTCCGAAAAGAGTCCTCGCCAAGTGTTTGAGACCTTAAACGGAACTCTTCATTCGGGAACATTTCACTGTGTGCCCGTTACACAATTTAAACCAAAAGCTTGTGTTTTTGCCAATAGTACTCTTCAATTAAATTATGAAGTTTTTCG TAAAATTCGTCATCCAGATATTGCTTTATTGATGGGTATAACAGTGGACAATAAGTGTGATTTGGATTCTTTAATATTGGAGCCTTTAGATTATTCTTTACATCATTTCATTCATCAAGAG GGAGGATGTATTCCAATCTCAATTTGTCTGCTTTACACCCTTCAAATTACGAGTGCGGTAACCTATCTACACAAACATGGATTGATACATTCGAATATTTCTACACACAGTGTAGTAATGTGCCACTTGTCAAAGGCAGTTAAACTAACATCGTTTGAATTAACAACAACCACAAATCAAGAATTGAGGGATGAACTTATGGAATTCTTTCAAAATGATAAATATG AAAACGAGTTCGCTACAAATATAAGCCAACTTCCACCTAAATTACGCCCTTACAACATAGAATAccgaaaaatgttttcaaaacataatCATCAAGCTCCCGAACTACTTTCCAACCGTACTGGGTTTGTGTTCCCATTGATACAAAGCGATATTTATGGCATTTGCTTGATGCTCTGGGAAATGCTTAATTGTTCTATTCCCTTCGCAGACTTTGATTACGATGAAATGGCAAAGTTAATTTACTTGCAAAATGCCCAGCTTCCAATGCTTAGAGAAaatcgtcaaaaatcatttgataATGTACTAAAGTTGGGTTTGAATATGTTGGCCGAAAAAAGAATTTCAGATACAACTGAACTGACTGAAGCTCTTAGCGAAGTATCACTTGATTCGAATGACAAAATAGATACATCATTTGAGGgtgaaaaaatgatttcaaagaAACACCCTTCAGAAGGAATTTCAAGTTTATTATACAACAAAGGTTTCGGTCCAATGATCAGTGAACGAACAAgtacaattaaaaaacgaaaacatatCTTCAAAGAAGATCGTTTGTCAGCTAGACAATTATTTGTCTATTCACAAATGAACAAATCAAACGAACCATCTGAAATGTTGGTTCCTTCGCAAACATCTTCTCCCAATAGTCCTCAATATGGATTCGAAATTGGAGAAGTTTCTATCCCCGAAACACCGATTGCTCGAAGTAATAAACTTCGAAAAACTGCATGGTTATCTAATCAATCCATTTCACCGATAGTTCATTTGGAAATAAAATCAAACGATGATGATGCAGCAATCAATCAGATTGAAATTGtagagaaaaataaatacaatgcaTTAAAATCTGAAGACCCGTCATCGAATAAACTCTACAATGTGAATATTCGAATTCGGCCAAATtcgaaaaagaacaaaacaccAACAAAGAAAGAAGATGATTTGGCCCAGTCAGCTATCGAAAATAATTCCATCGAACAGGGACAGAAAAATGTCTCCCAAATATCGGATTACATTAAATTCTTTAATCTTGTTTCGAAACAAAATCCTAAGCCAGTAGTTCATTCGCCAGCTAAAACTCAGTCACCGGTCGAGAACCTAGTGAATTACAATACATCTGCATCGAAACCAACACAGACTacagaaaaattgtcaaatccaaaatctgagCCAACTCCAGTTGATCAAAATAGCATCAATGAATTCTTCTCAAGAAGTCATGTGTCATCGGATTTCGAAAATTCGTTATGGCgacgagaaaaacaaaaatgcgaCCAAGTTGTAAAAAATCAGAGACGTATATCGGTGAAAGATGCAGTTAATAAATTCGAATCGTTTTCTAAATCCATAGTCAGTGAGTCAAGCTCACCAAAACTGAAGAAAAACATTCAATCAGGTTATTCAAGCTCTGatgataaaaagaaaataaattcgaatttcgaaaattcgaaaaattccGATGATTGTGAAAGAAATATTTCCAAAATGAACgtagttttgcaaaataaaaatgaaagtaTGAAAGCCAATGAGGAAAAACTAGAAGATCAAATTTCAAAGCGCAAAACTGATTCCGAAAGTACATCTGAGCCTCTCGAACATCCACCAAATCAAAGTCCAATGTTAACattgaatttcaaaaagttGGATAGACGAGCATCCGATCTTGGAAGTTATTACATACGTCAAACACCAACGACAAGAGCACTAACGGCAAGGCATTCCATTTATGGATCGGAAATATTTAAGCGTCTTCGAAAACCAAAGATATCACCTGGAGTTGAAAATGAAGATATTTCagagaagaaaacaaataaGGCGGCATTATTAAATACACCCTTCTTTCAGGACAAGAATAAagactttaaaattaaagttggtAAATTAACGTGTTTGAACTGCGGtcataaattatttgttgttgatGACATCG ttcaCTCGAACACTGGTGAGGATATACATAATGAAACGTTTTCAGAACTGTTACTTACACCTTTGAAAAGGAATTTTGGATTGCAG CAAGTATCCAAATCCACCGAAGACTTTTACATTGATGATGATTTCTGTGAGGACATAGAACTTTGTGCAAATATGGAACTTGGCACCCAAACTCATCTTTCAGACtttgattttgatattttctcagctgaaatttttaatgcatcagaagaagaaaaaaccaaTCAAATTACGTAG